A stretch of Castanea sativa cultivar Marrone di Chiusa Pesio chromosome 2, ASM4071231v1 DNA encodes these proteins:
- the LOC142623989 gene encoding putative acetyltransferase At3g50280, protein MAGIRLISTSTVKAASHKLEHPTQRIELNPWDLQLLLVDPIQKGLLFHNPKTSQAKESESESEITLLVHHLRTTLSLTLDFFTPLAGRLATIENKDNNTICYFIDCNNAGAQFVHAVANGVSVADILEPVYVPLQLVNSFFPLNGVRNYEGISKPLLGVQITELVDGIFIGCTINHTVVDGTSFWHFFNSWSEISRGFDQLSKPPVLQRFFLEGIDCPIKIPYGKKLSDSDSLITPPPLKERVFHFTKENVARLKAKANLEIGTNRISSLQALLAHFWRSVIRSQNLDPNQQVLYRLLIGARPRLHPPLPDEYLGNAVQAGTVAIKAGDLLKRGLGYAAWEMNKMVALHTEEKIRSFLESWVEKPEILTESSMASTALVTSSSPRFNVYGNDFGWGRPVAVRSGGGNKTHGKITVFPGVAQGSIDIEACLSPEILEAIGNDSEFIDV, encoded by the coding sequence ATGGCAGGCATTCGCCTCATCTCAACGAGTACTGTCAAAGCCGCGAGTCACAAACTGGAGCACCCAACTCAGAGAATTGAGTTAAATCCATGGGATCTCCAGCTCCTTCTAGTAGACCCCATCCAAAAAGGACTCCTTTTCCACAACCCCAAAACCTCACAAGCCAAAGAGTCAGAGTCAGAATCAGAAATCACTCTCTTAGTCCATCACCTTAGAACCACCTTATCTCTCACGTTAGACTTCTTCACACCCCTTGCTGGTCGCCTTGCCACCATTGAAAACAAGGATAACAACACCATATGCTATTTCATTGACTGCAACAACGCTGGAGCACAGTTTGTGCACGCTGTAGCCAATGGTGTTAGCGTTGCTGACATCCTTGAACCTGTTTACGTCCCTCTACAACTTGTCAACTCGTTTTTCCCACTCAACGGTGTGCGCAACTACGAAGGCATTTCTAAGCCCTTGCTTGGAGTGCAAATCACTGAGCTTGTTGATGGCATCTTCATCGGGTGCACCATTAACCACACAGTTGTTGATGGCACGTCGTTTTGGCATTTTTTCAACTCTTGGTCTGAAATCTCTCGGGGTTTTGATCAATTATCCAAACCTCCAGTCCTTCAACGTTTTTTCCTTGAAGGGATTGATTGTCCAATCAAAATTCCTTACGGTAAAAAACTCTCTGATAGTGATAGTTTGATCACTCCCCCACCATTGAAAGAAAGAGTTTTCCATTTCACAAAAGAAAACGTTGCAAGATTGAAAGCAAAGGCCAATTTAGAGATTGGCACCAACCGGATATCCTCTCTACAAGCACTCTTAGCTCATTTCTGGCGGTCTGTAATTCGTAGCCAAAATCTTGACCCAAATCAACAAGTCCTTTACCGATTGCTAATAGGAGCTAGACCAAGGTTGCACCCACCATTGCCTGACGAATACCTTGGAAATGCAGTGCAGGCAGGAACTGTGGCAATCAAAGCAGGTGATCTACTCAAACGTGGACTTGGCTATGCAGCTTGGGAAATGAACAAGATGGTCGCTTTGCACACAGAAGAGAAAATTAGGAGCTTTTTGGAGTCATGGGTAGAAAAGCCTGAGATACTCACAGAGAGTAGCATGGCTAGCACTGCTTTGGTTACGAGCAGCTCGCCGAGGTTCAATGTGTATGGCAACGACTTTGGATGGGGAAGACCAGTAGCTGTGCGAAGCGGTGGTGGGAACAAAACTCATGGGAAGATCACAGTTTTTCCTGGGGTGGCACAAGGTAGCATTGACATTGAAGCTTGTCTTTCGCCGGAGATATTAGAGGCTATCGGAAATGATTCAGAGTTCATTGatgtttaa